The proteins below are encoded in one region of bacterium:
- a CDS encoding DUF438 domain-containing protein gives MSELIDNSKKRKDLLKHMILELHKGAAPEVVKSQLVRLMGQIPYGDVVQVEQELISEGLPQEEVLRMCDVHSAALKGQIDLSGVKAAPPGHPVDTFTQENNALEELIGDAEEVFGEIEAATEAASIAEPFERLHELFGKLWEVDKHYRRKENLLFPYMEKQGITGPPTVMWGKDDQVRSLIKGTFEVFKLSDVVDADQARALVQLSFRPALEAVSNMIVKESQILLPMCMDLLSDTEWYEIAEQSPEIGFCLYDPSVRWVPENLPATEGGDIPKGRIVLPTGSFDVAQLAALFNALPVDITFVDKDDTVRYFSLGKERIFQRDRAIIGRQVQFCHPPKSVHVVNQILDDFRAGRQDKAEFWIHMGPKFVHISYYAVRGEAGDYLGTVEVTMDLTRYRALEGERRLLNYETEEA, from the coding sequence ATGAGTGAATTGATTGACAATTCAAAAAAACGGAAAGATCTGCTTAAACATATGATTCTGGAGCTGCATAAGGGCGCGGCTCCCGAGGTCGTCAAAAGCCAGCTCGTCAGGCTGATGGGGCAGATTCCTTACGGGGATGTGGTGCAGGTCGAGCAGGAGCTGATTTCCGAAGGTCTGCCGCAGGAGGAAGTTCTGCGGATGTGCGACGTGCATTCGGCGGCGTTGAAGGGCCAAATTGACCTTTCCGGCGTCAAGGCGGCCCCTCCCGGCCATCCGGTGGATACCTTCACACAGGAGAACAATGCCCTTGAGGAGCTGATCGGAGATGCCGAGGAGGTCTTCGGCGAAATTGAAGCCGCAACAGAGGCCGCCAGTATAGCGGAGCCCTTCGAGCGGCTCCATGAACTGTTCGGCAAACTGTGGGAGGTGGACAAGCACTACCGCCGCAAGGAGAACCTGCTTTTCCCCTACATGGAAAAGCAGGGGATTACCGGACCCCCGACGGTCATGTGGGGCAAGGACGACCAGGTTCGCTCGCTGATCAAAGGGACCTTCGAGGTTTTCAAGCTCTCCGATGTCGTCGACGCGGATCAGGCACGCGCGCTGGTGCAGTTGTCCTTCCGCCCAGCACTGGAAGCCGTTTCGAACATGATTGTGAAAGAATCCCAGATTCTGCTGCCGATGTGCATGGACCTGCTGTCGGATACCGAATGGTATGAGATTGCCGAGCAGAGCCCGGAAATCGGCTTCTGCCTCTATGATCCATCGGTGCGCTGGGTGCCGGAGAATCTGCCCGCAACCGAAGGCGGCGATATTCCCAAAGGGAGAATTGTACTGCCTACGGGGAGCTTCGACGTCGCTCAATTGGCGGCGCTGTTCAATGCCCTTCCAGTAGACATCACCTTTGTCGACAAAGACGACACCGTGCGCTACTTCTCGCTGGGCAAAGAGCGGATTTTCCAGCGGGACCGCGCGATTATCGGACGGCAGGTGCAATTCTGCCATCCCCCGAAGAGCGTGCATGTGGTCAATCAGATCCTCGACGATTTCCGCGCCGGACGGCAGGACAAGGCCGAGTTCTGGATTCACATGGGACCGAAGTTCGTGCACATCAGCTATTATGCGGTCCGCGGAGAAGCCGGAGACTATCTCGGCACCGTGGAAGTAACGATGGATTTGACACGCTACCGCGCACTCGAAGGCGAGCGGCGGCTGCTGAACTATGAAACCGAAGAGGCCTGA
- a CDS encoding DUF2249 domain-containing protein encodes MPEQTISITPDAKLYDVLAAYPQLGAVVNDLVPSFARLTSATLRDVVSRTLTLEQAATANNSSPVTLVMTLRQAAGVTETAPSGRSIGNAPDWVKSGEVVKELDARPLLAQGHHPKAEVLQELSGLEAGQIFLLVTPFVPGPLVEMGRQQGLSTWTRQGEAGRFETYFGKLD; translated from the coding sequence ATGCCCGAACAGACCATCAGCATTACACCCGATGCAAAGCTTTATGACGTGCTCGCCGCTTATCCCCAGCTTGGGGCGGTGGTAAATGATCTCGTCCCCAGCTTTGCCCGGCTTACCTCGGCAACCCTGCGCGACGTGGTGTCCAGAACCTTGACCCTCGAACAGGCGGCAACCGCCAACAACTCCTCTCCCGTGACGTTGGTGATGACCCTGCGTCAGGCGGCGGGAGTTACCGAAACGGCTCCCTCGGGCCGCTCCATCGGCAATGCTCCCGATTGGGTGAAGAGCGGCGAGGTGGTCAAAGAATTAGATGCCCGCCCGCTGCTGGCGCAAGGACATCATCCCAAAGCGGAAGTGCTGCAAGAGTTGTCGGGGCTGGAGGCAGGGCAAATCTTTTTGCTGGTCACGCCCTTCGTACCCGGTCCGCTGGTGGAGATGGGCAGGCAACAGGGGCTTTCCACCTGGACACGGCAGGGCGAAGCGGGCCGGTTTGAGACCTATTTCGGCAAGTTGGACTGA
- a CDS encoding DUF2703 domain-containing protein yields MKKFLIFGALLVLILAACSKQGAPLTLVIQWQKADTDACLACQNTAVQAKDIQKAFEKLTKELAAKGIRVELVEKKAEVDTANPELANGQIWMGNVPVDGWLNGAATQGKICPACPAGPRGKGHLHKSLVVDGQVYDPIPVDLMVRAGLAAAGSLKANPNTDNSH; encoded by the coding sequence GTGAAAAAATTCCTGATATTTGGTGCTCTGTTGGTGCTTATTCTGGCGGCGTGCTCCAAGCAGGGGGCTCCCCTGACGCTGGTAATTCAGTGGCAGAAGGCAGATACGGATGCCTGTCTCGCCTGCCAGAATACCGCAGTACAGGCAAAGGATATTCAGAAGGCCTTCGAAAAATTGACCAAAGAGCTGGCCGCCAAAGGCATCCGTGTCGAACTGGTGGAAAAGAAGGCCGAGGTCGATACGGCCAATCCGGAGCTTGCCAACGGTCAGATTTGGATGGGTAATGTTCCTGTAGATGGCTGGCTGAACGGCGCTGCGACACAGGGCAAAATCTGTCCGGCCTGCCCGGCAGGGCCGCGCGGCAAAGGGCATCTCCACAAGTCTCTGGTGGTGGATGGCCAGGTATATGATCCGATTCCTGTGGACCTGATGGTGCGCGCGGGTCTTGCCGCCGCGGGAAGTCTCAAGGCAAACCCGAACACTGATAACAGCCATTAG
- a CDS encoding T9SS type A sorting domain-containing protein, which yields MSPTSKILTTLTLVIILSTATLAQQVHARADRWTGLTSMQNDMGLFGFEGGDPCDSNRVPGLELPGGSGQQYLGYAALWVGGLIIEQGFETKRVSTATDGWLSPSINELWPVSGAESGIVETSRRDTVDCHDENIHDVAALADHQFTTVFADTFRDPGFVENDPIDGGHRPLGVKITRTTYSMMDAPGNHIYWIRYHLENIASNFLKNLYLGVLLEGEVRDPSESHSDDDLFGFDPASNVAYHCDNDGRREGDSTGNNFTVPNAVGFCFLTDPENRERLSFNWWMSHGEVEHDFGPAWEDYALRDSMELGWTRLFGTPMGDEHKYQLMSNGEQDYDQARTADSAWIAGHPQQGKVWSRADYPDNAFDIANGSYARALLSVGPTGVYDYTDQSGRRIYRLNPGEECDVWMACVGGLNFHNPERPQPGNRVIDPVLFDLTDLRAHVQTARLGLGRPWLAARESHSVPPVEFTLSPVYPNPFNASTRIRFDVSRAGMTQINVYDVMGRLVQTLAAGTFSAGHHEVRWDASGLSSGVYFVRAIAAGQSAVQKALLLR from the coding sequence ATGAGCCCCACTTCAAAGATCCTGACCACCCTTACCTTAGTCATTATTCTGTCCACCGCCACTCTGGCTCAGCAGGTGCACGCCCGGGCGGATCGTTGGACAGGCTTGACTTCCATGCAGAACGATATGGGCCTCTTCGGCTTTGAAGGCGGAGATCCGTGTGACAGCAACCGCGTGCCTGGCCTCGAACTGCCCGGCGGTTCCGGACAGCAATATCTGGGTTATGCCGCGCTGTGGGTGGGCGGACTGATTATCGAACAGGGCTTTGAAACCAAGCGCGTAAGCACGGCCACGGACGGCTGGTTGTCACCATCCATCAATGAACTCTGGCCAGTAAGCGGAGCGGAGAGCGGGATCGTGGAGACGTCGCGGCGCGACACCGTCGACTGCCATGATGAGAATATCCACGATGTGGCGGCGCTGGCCGACCACCAGTTCACCACGGTATTTGCCGATACCTTCCGCGATCCGGGCTTTGTGGAGAATGATCCGATAGACGGTGGACACCGGCCGCTGGGTGTCAAAATTACCCGCACCACGTACTCGATGATGGACGCTCCCGGCAATCACATCTACTGGATCAGGTACCACCTCGAAAACATCGCCAGCAATTTTCTGAAGAACCTCTATCTGGGAGTTCTGCTGGAAGGCGAAGTGCGCGATCCGTCCGAAAGCCATTCCGACGACGACCTGTTCGGGTTCGATCCCGCCAGCAACGTCGCCTATCACTGCGACAATGACGGACGTCGCGAAGGCGATTCGACAGGCAACAATTTCACGGTGCCGAATGCCGTGGGATTCTGTTTTTTGACAGATCCGGAAAACCGCGAACGACTGTCTTTCAACTGGTGGATGTCCCACGGCGAAGTCGAGCATGATTTCGGCCCTGCTTGGGAAGACTACGCCCTGCGCGACAGCATGGAGCTGGGATGGACTCGCCTGTTTGGCACTCCGATGGGCGATGAGCACAAGTACCAACTGATGTCGAATGGCGAGCAGGACTATGATCAGGCTCGCACCGCCGATTCGGCCTGGATTGCCGGTCATCCGCAACAGGGCAAGGTGTGGAGTCGCGCGGATTATCCCGACAATGCGTTCGACATCGCCAACGGTTCTTACGCACGTGCTCTGCTGTCCGTGGGACCGACGGGAGTGTATGATTACACTGATCAGAGCGGACGCCGGATCTACCGCTTGAATCCCGGCGAAGAGTGCGATGTGTGGATGGCCTGTGTCGGCGGTTTGAATTTCCATAATCCCGAACGCCCACAGCCCGGCAACCGGGTCATTGATCCTGTACTGTTTGACCTCACCGATTTGCGCGCCCACGTGCAGACGGCGAGGCTCGGACTCGGCAGACCGTGGTTAGCCGCCCGGGAATCGCATTCTGTTCCGCCTGTCGAGTTCACCCTATCCCCTGTCTATCCCAATCCCTTCAATGCATCGACCCGCATTCGGTTTGATGTGAGTCGCGCAGGGATGACCCAGATCAACGTCTATGATGTGATGGGGCGGCTGGTGCAGACGCTGGCCGCGGGCACGTTTTCCGCGGGCCACCATGAGGTGCGGTGGGATGCTTCAGGGTTGTCCTCGGGGGTATATTTTGTCCGGGCAATTGCCGCCGGTCAGAGTGCGGTGCAGAAGGCGCTGCTGCTCCGGTAG
- a CDS encoding T9SS type A sorting domain-containing protein: MRTVSILLLTGLCALFVLSSAIAQPFARPNAQNRVDRWNDMWVNFTNYGYMGNDGPGMMTALDDPCSPNPWAPQCEMPGGSSQQYLFQAGLWIGAKVDVGGNYIPRVSTATDGWLNPAIMEFWPGEGPENGINERSRLDTVDCFGQNVHSESASADHELVAVYTDTLSDQQYVSDDPVDGPHRPLGVKVTQISGDMRPSGCSHIYWLHYVIENIGSSTLRDMYVGQYVDGDVGRSDMLNQHVDDLTGFEPTEQIAYIADNDGRDPNQTSGPFVAPHVTGMMFLTPTQSYQRLSYNWWISNGDATLDYGPAWRSYAESDSAGMGWTNTYGTPMGDLRKYQVMSNGEIDFDQLHVNDAEWIGEHPQGPQAWSTASPSPNAPDIANGYDTRYLLSLGPLGSHVGDHTELAPGERIDVWMAYVGGLNFHNPEHPQPSNQVIDPSLFDFTDLLAKASTARGNTCFDWATLGAGNPKVAPSDFALEPLYPNPFNSMSTIRFTLARSSQVDIAVFDILGREVAQLASSQFAAGNHALSWNAAGLSSGLYFIQARVGDVHFTQKAMLLK; encoded by the coding sequence ATGCGGACAGTTTCCATCCTCTTGCTGACAGGGCTTTGTGCCCTGTTTGTGCTCTCTTCCGCCATCGCCCAACCTTTCGCGCGGCCCAACGCGCAAAACCGGGTAGACCGGTGGAACGACATGTGGGTGAATTTCACGAACTACGGGTATATGGGCAATGACGGGCCGGGAATGATGACGGCCTTGGATGATCCGTGCTCACCCAACCCTTGGGCTCCGCAGTGTGAAATGCCCGGCGGTTCCTCGCAACAGTATCTGTTTCAGGCGGGGCTGTGGATCGGTGCAAAGGTGGATGTCGGCGGCAACTATATTCCGCGCGTTTCCACCGCTACGGACGGCTGGCTGAATCCGGCAATTATGGAGTTCTGGCCCGGTGAAGGTCCCGAGAATGGTATCAATGAGCGTTCGCGGCTGGACACCGTCGATTGCTTCGGTCAAAACGTACACAGTGAGTCCGCATCGGCTGACCATGAACTCGTGGCGGTCTACACGGACACATTGTCGGATCAGCAATACGTTTCGGACGATCCGGTCGATGGCCCGCACCGTCCGCTCGGCGTAAAAGTTACCCAGATCAGCGGGGACATGCGTCCTTCCGGATGCAGCCACATCTACTGGCTGCATTATGTGATCGAGAACATCGGGTCGAGCACGCTGCGCGATATGTACGTCGGCCAGTATGTGGACGGCGACGTGGGCCGCAGTGATATGCTGAATCAGCACGTGGATGATCTTACCGGTTTCGAGCCGACGGAGCAGATAGCCTACATCGCCGACAACGATGGCCGCGATCCGAACCAGACCAGTGGCCCGTTTGTCGCCCCGCACGTGACCGGAATGATGTTCCTCACGCCGACTCAGTCCTATCAGCGTCTGTCCTACAACTGGTGGATCTCCAACGGCGATGCAACTCTGGACTACGGCCCGGCATGGCGTTCCTATGCCGAAAGTGACAGCGCCGGTATGGGCTGGACAAACACCTATGGCACGCCGATGGGAGACCTGCGTAAATATCAGGTCATGAGCAACGGTGAAATCGACTTCGATCAGCTTCACGTGAATGACGCCGAGTGGATCGGGGAGCACCCGCAGGGCCCGCAGGCGTGGTCCACGGCCTCGCCGTCGCCCAACGCACCCGATATCGCCAACGGCTATGACACCCGTTATCTACTCTCCTTGGGCCCCTTGGGAAGCCACGTAGGGGACCACACCGAACTGGCTCCGGGCGAACGGATTGATGTGTGGATGGCCTATGTCGGCGGCTTGAACTTCCACAATCCCGAGCACCCGCAGCCTTCCAATCAGGTGATCGATCCTTCGCTATTCGACTTTACCGACCTGCTTGCCAAGGCCTCCACTGCCCGGGGCAACACCTGCTTCGATTGGGCCACACTGGGTGCGGGTAATCCAAAGGTTGCACCCTCGGATTTCGCCCTCGAGCCCCTCTACCCCAATCCCTTCAACTCCATGTCGACCATCCGCTTCACTCTGGCGCGCTCATCGCAAGTCGACATTGCGGTATTCGACATTCTCGGACGCGAAGTGGCGCAGCTTGCCTCGAGCCAATTCGCAGCCGGAAATCACGCGCTGTCCTGGAATGCCGCCGGACTGTCCTCCGGTCTCTACTTCATTCAGGCCCGCGTCGGAGATGTGCACTTCACACAGAAGGCGATGCTCCTCAAGTAA
- a CDS encoding acetyl-CoA hydrolase/transferase C-terminal domain-containing protein, giving the protein MAVVSPPKPKAESVASTFPADKLVEAIDACRCIRSGDTVFIGSGCAAPTLLIEAMASRAPELHDVEVIHILTFGPAAYMAPEMAGHFRHNAFFTGGNARKPVNEGRADYTPIFLGEIPGLFLSGQKLVDTVLVQVSPPDAHGFCSLGIDSAATLSAVRVAKYVIALVNPQMPRVYGENFIHKSRFHRMINFDTPLHELPKEPVSDLHAKIGRYIADLIPDRACLQLGIGGIPNAVLSFLHDKKDLGMHTEMFSDGAVELVKEGVITCRCKNINKDKMVAAFVLGSRALFDFCHENPMVEFRPVDYTNDPFQISRNDNMVSINSAISVDITGQVNSDSIGHSIYSGFGGQVDFIRGAARSKGGLPIMALPSTTKNDTVSKIVFELEPGAGVVTTRADVHYVVTEFGVAYLHGKTLRERAHALIGIAHPKFRDELRSQAKKVNII; this is encoded by the coding sequence ATGGCCGTAGTTTCTCCACCCAAACCTAAAGCCGAATCCGTGGCCAGCACCTTTCCGGCTGACAAGCTGGTCGAGGCGATTGATGCCTGCCGTTGCATTCGGTCTGGCGATACCGTTTTCATTGGTTCCGGTTGCGCGGCTCCGACGCTGCTGATCGAGGCGATGGCCTCGCGGGCCCCCGAGCTGCACGATGTGGAAGTGATCCACATTTTGACCTTCGGCCCGGCGGCTTACATGGCTCCGGAAATGGCCGGCCACTTCCGTCACAATGCATTTTTCACGGGCGGCAATGCACGCAAGCCGGTTAATGAAGGCCGCGCGGACTACACTCCCATTTTCCTTGGCGAAATCCCCGGACTGTTCCTTAGCGGACAGAAGCTGGTGGATACGGTGCTGGTGCAGGTCTCGCCGCCCGACGCCCACGGCTTCTGCAGCCTGGGTATCGACTCCGCCGCCACGCTGAGCGCGGTGCGCGTTGCCAAGTATGTGATCGCGCTGGTCAATCCGCAAATGCCGCGCGTCTACGGTGAAAACTTCATTCACAAATCCCGCTTCCACCGCATGATCAACTTCGACACGCCGCTTCATGAGCTGCCGAAGGAGCCGGTGAGCGATCTGCACGCCAAGATCGGCCGCTACATTGCGGACCTGATTCCCGACCGCGCCTGTTTGCAGCTCGGGATCGGCGGTATCCCCAATGCCGTGCTCAGTTTCCTGCATGACAAGAAGGACCTCGGTATGCATACCGAGATGTTCTCCGACGGCGCCGTGGAACTGGTCAAGGAAGGCGTGATCACCTGCCGTTGCAAGAATATCAACAAGGACAAGATGGTCGCGGCCTTTGTGCTGGGCTCCCGCGCCTTGTTCGATTTCTGTCACGAGAATCCGATGGTGGAATTCCGCCCCGTGGACTACACCAACGATCCGTTCCAGATTTCGCGCAACGACAATATGGTCTCCATCAACTCCGCGATTTCGGTCGACATCACCGGCCAGGTGAATTCCGACTCCATCGGCCACAGCATCTACAGCGGTTTCGGCGGCCAGGTGGACTTCATCCGTGGCGCCGCGCGCTCCAAGGGTGGTCTGCCGATTATGGCTCTGCCGTCCACCACGAAGAATGATACGGTCTCCAAGATCGTCTTCGAACTCGAGCCGGGCGCCGGCGTCGTCACCACCCGTGCCGACGTCCACTATGTCGTCACCGAGTTTGGCGTCGCCTATCTGCACGGCAAGACGTTGCGTGAACGCGCTCATGCCCTGATCGGCATTGCGCATCCCAAGTTCCGCGATGAGCTGCGCTCGCAGGCCAAGAAGGTGAATATCATCTAA
- a CDS encoding glutamine synthetase III, with protein MRQVLPKAVYQHMLQIRETGSPLDPAHADVIAAAIKDWAMARGATHFCHWFHPLTGLSAEKHLSFLIPTAEGGVITEFAGSDLLQGEPDASSFPSGGIRSTFEARGYTGWDCTGDAFLMEGTSGKTLCIPSVFIGYGGHALDKKTPLLRSMDVLNRAALRVLHLFGNTAARHVTTTLGCEQEYFLIDRRWYLLRPDLVTGGRSLYGARPAKGQEMEDHYFGTIPERALAFMEDVERELYKLGIPITTRHNEVAPSQYEFAPVFERAPIAADHNQLTMTMLMRIARRHGLECLLHEKPFAGINGSGKHNNWSMSDDRGNNLLEPGHTPHENAQFLVFLTAVIRGVHIHADLLRAAVATPQNDHRLGANEAPPAIISIFLGEKLTEVVKDIISGTETAARTKSFLNIGVSSLPPLPRHDSDRNRTSPFAFTGNKFEFRAVGSSQNISTSNASVNAIVAESLSVMADAIEKETAGGKSLNDAVRAVIQKELREHEAIIFNGDSYSEAWHIEAAKRGLPNLRSCVEALPAYITPKAAKLFTGQAILSEEELQSRYRIKLEHYIKAITIEAAMMSNIGRTLILPAGFGYQDSVASAVNSVRQVQKEAMLPEQTDFVARVCAAVARMQAALDRLDRVRAEADGMEEDLLGKAEFCRHTILAAMDEARASGDALELLVDDALWPLPKYREMLFIE; from the coding sequence ATGCGACAGGTGCTGCCTAAGGCCGTATATCAGCATATGCTGCAGATTCGCGAGACCGGCAGTCCGCTCGATCCGGCGCATGCCGATGTGATTGCCGCGGCCATCAAGGACTGGGCCATGGCCCGTGGGGCGACGCACTTCTGTCACTGGTTCCACCCGCTGACGGGACTGTCCGCCGAAAAGCATCTGTCCTTTTTGATTCCTACGGCGGAAGGCGGAGTGATTACCGAATTTGCCGGAAGCGATCTGTTGCAGGGCGAGCCCGATGCATCGAGCTTTCCTTCCGGCGGTATCCGTTCGACCTTTGAAGCGCGCGGCTATACGGGATGGGACTGCACCGGCGACGCCTTTTTGATGGAAGGCACCAGCGGCAAGACGCTGTGCATTCCCAGCGTGTTCATCGGCTATGGCGGTCACGCGCTGGACAAGAAGACTCCGCTGTTGCGCTCGATGGACGTGCTGAACCGCGCGGCGCTGCGGGTGCTGCACCTGTTCGGGAATACGGCTGCACGGCATGTCACGACCACCCTCGGCTGCGAGCAGGAATATTTCCTGATCGACCGCCGCTGGTATCTGCTGCGGCCCGACCTGGTCACCGGGGGGCGCTCTCTTTACGGCGCGCGACCGGCCAAGGGGCAGGAGATGGAGGACCACTATTTCGGAACCATTCCGGAGCGCGCGCTGGCCTTCATGGAGGACGTGGAACGCGAGCTGTATAAGCTGGGCATTCCGATTACGACGCGCCACAACGAAGTTGCGCCGTCGCAGTATGAATTCGCGCCGGTCTTCGAGCGCGCGCCCATCGCCGCCGATCACAACCAGCTCACCATGACCATGCTGATGCGCATTGCGCGGCGGCACGGCCTGGAATGTCTGCTGCACGAGAAGCCTTTTGCGGGTATCAACGGCAGCGGCAAGCACAACAACTGGTCCATGTCCGACGACCGGGGCAATAACCTGCTCGAGCCGGGCCACACGCCGCACGAGAACGCGCAGTTCCTGGTGTTTCTGACGGCGGTGATCCGGGGCGTGCACATTCATGCCGATCTGCTGCGCGCGGCAGTGGCCACTCCGCAGAATGATCACCGCCTCGGCGCCAATGAAGCTCCGCCGGCGATCATCAGCATTTTCCTCGGCGAGAAGCTGACCGAAGTGGTGAAGGATATTATTTCCGGCACCGAGACCGCGGCCCGTACCAAGAGCTTTTTGAATATCGGCGTGTCCTCGCTGCCGCCGCTGCCCCGGCATGATTCCGACCGCAACCGCACCTCGCCTTTTGCCTTTACCGGAAACAAATTCGAATTCCGCGCCGTGGGATCGAGCCAGAATATCTCCACCTCCAACGCCAGCGTGAACGCGATTGTCGCCGAATCTCTGAGCGTGATGGCCGATGCAATCGAAAAGGAGACGGCCGGCGGCAAGAGCCTGAACGATGCCGTGCGCGCGGTGATCCAAAAAGAGCTGCGCGAGCACGAAGCCATCATCTTCAACGGCGACAGCTATTCGGAAGCTTGGCATATCGAAGCGGCCAAGCGCGGACTCCCCAATCTGCGTTCCTGCGTCGAGGCTCTTCCCGCCTACATCACGCCGAAAGCGGCAAAGCTTTTTACCGGACAGGCGATTCTGAGCGAAGAGGAGCTGCAGAGCCGCTACCGCATCAAGCTCGAGCATTACATCAAGGCGATCACCATTGAAGCGGCGATGATGTCCAACATTGGCCGCACACTGATTCTCCCTGCGGGGTTCGGATATCAGGACAGTGTTGCGTCCGCCGTGAATTCTGTCCGGCAGGTACAGAAAGAGGCCATGCTCCCGGAGCAGACAGACTTTGTCGCCCGGGTCTGTGCCGCTGTGGCACGGATGCAGGCGGCCCTTGACCGGCTCGACCGTGTCCGGGCCGAGGCCGATGGGATGGAGGAGGACCTCTTGGGCAAGGCCGAATTCTGCCGACACACCATTCTTGCCGCCATGGACGAGGCCCGTGCCTCTGGAGACGCGCTGGAGCTGCTGGTGGACGATGCCCTCTGGCCTCTCCCAAAATACCGCGAAATGCTTTTTATTGAGTGA